In a genomic window of Agarivorans albus:
- a CDS encoding TetR/AcrR family transcriptional regulator: MPKLINHDEKRKEIALKATEIFLEYGYKNIGMRQLCEQLGMSKSAVYHYYKSKDQLFIAATEAIVSVDASALIDAPLVPQAKLEQRLENFVIIFRQMAPRFFKEMQLVADYIEVIGEENVASDACMQLANQNYLELLASYVSEEAKDSLYTLMLGLLNHQIMAGKPLEKSYIIKMVSAQLSN; the protein is encoded by the coding sequence ATGCCAAAGCTGATAAATCACGATGAAAAGCGCAAGGAGATTGCGCTAAAAGCCACAGAGATATTTCTCGAATATGGCTACAAAAATATTGGAATGCGCCAACTGTGTGAACAACTAGGCATGAGCAAAAGCGCTGTCTATCACTACTACAAAAGCAAAGATCAGCTTTTTATTGCAGCCACCGAAGCCATTGTAAGTGTTGATGCATCGGCGCTAATTGATGCCCCATTAGTGCCCCAGGCCAAGCTTGAACAGCGCTTAGAAAACTTTGTCATTATATTTCGGCAAATGGCGCCGCGATTCTTCAAAGAAATGCAACTTGTTGCCGACTATATTGAAGTGATTGGTGAGGAAAATGTGGCCAGCGATGCATGCATGCAACTGGCTAATCAGAACTACTTAGAGCTTCTGGCAAGCTATGTATCAGAAGAAGCTAAAGATAGCCTTTACACGCTTATGCTGGGTTTGCTAAACCATCAAATAATGGCAGGAAAACCCTTAGAGAAAAGCTACATAATAAAGATGGTGAGTGCGCAGTTAAGCAACTAA
- a CDS encoding aspartoacylase — translation MSKINNVAIVGGTHGNEFSGVYLINKWQQHPQLIARPSLKVETVFANPKAHGENKRYIDADLNRQFSASNLADFSLANYEQSRAKALHQQLGPKSKPNMDLVIDLHNTTSNMGPTLILLEQTPFYKQLAAYVTMQMPEAVVFLDEPEEDMSNHRFLASCGKYGVLIEVGPQPQSVLRQDVLEQMEQMTGHILDFVELYNQQDLPELPKQVEAFLYLDSIKLPLNDKGERLAMVHSNVQDNDYQPINTGDPIFRTFMGEDICYQGEKTVYPAFINEAAYYDNDLAMSLLDKVYLELE, via the coding sequence TTGTCGAAGATTAATAATGTTGCCATTGTAGGTGGCACCCACGGTAATGAATTTAGTGGGGTGTACTTAATAAATAAATGGCAGCAACATCCTCAGCTTATTGCCCGTCCTAGCCTCAAAGTAGAAACTGTATTTGCCAACCCTAAAGCGCATGGTGAAAATAAACGCTACATTGATGCTGATTTAAATCGCCAATTTAGCGCCAGTAACTTGGCTGATTTTAGTTTGGCCAATTATGAGCAATCACGCGCTAAAGCGTTGCACCAGCAGCTTGGGCCTAAATCGAAACCGAACATGGATTTGGTTATCGACTTGCACAATACCACCTCTAACATGGGACCTACCCTTATCTTGTTAGAGCAAACACCTTTCTACAAACAACTTGCCGCTTACGTCACTATGCAGATGCCAGAAGCCGTGGTGTTTCTCGATGAACCGGAAGAGGATATGAGTAATCACCGCTTCCTCGCAAGTTGTGGTAAATATGGCGTTTTAATTGAGGTAGGGCCGCAGCCGCAATCGGTGTTGCGCCAAGATGTGCTGGAGCAGATGGAGCAAATGACCGGGCATATTCTTGATTTTGTAGAGCTGTATAATCAACAAGATTTGCCTGAGCTACCCAAACAAGTTGAAGCCTTTTTGTATCTCGATAGCATTAAACTGCCGCTTAACGACAAGGGTGAACGACTAGCGATGGTGCACAGCAATGTGCAAGACAATGACTACCAGCCAATTAATACTGGTGACCCTATTTTTAGAACCTTTATGGGCGAAGACATTTGTTATCAAGGCGAGAAAACAGTATATCCAGCGTTTATTAACGAAGCGGCTTATTACGATAACGACTTAGCCATGTCCTTGCTGGATAAAGTGTATTTGGAGCTTGAGTAA
- a CDS encoding XylR family transcriptional regulator → MFDKRFKITLLFNANKVYDRQIIKGIGDYLQASQCDWDIFLEEDFRCRISKLQHWVGDGIIADFDDPEIEKALTGLRVPVVAVGSSYENPEQYPDFPYVATDNRALVNSAYEHLKAKGLEYFAYYGMPPNEGNRWAMEREAIFQQLVAGDGYECAVYRGMETTPESWQYAMNRLADWIQSMPKPVGIVAVSDARARHLLQVCDHLGIIVPDKVSIIGIDDEDLTRHLSRVSLSSVAQGCRKMGFQAAKLLHRQLQGQELRKVRELVGPEQVVERQSTDYKALKDPYVIQAMHFIRHNACKGIKVEQVLDYVKVSRSNLEKRFKDDIGHSVHQEIHCAKLEQAMSLLRNTELSTSDIAELCGYPSLQYMYAVFKKDLELTPKAYRISKQEQEE, encoded by the coding sequence ATGTTTGATAAACGTTTCAAAATTACATTGTTATTTAATGCAAATAAGGTTTATGACCGTCAGATCATTAAAGGTATTGGCGATTACTTACAGGCATCACAATGTGATTGGGATATATTTCTAGAGGAAGATTTTCGCTGTCGGATCAGCAAACTACAACATTGGGTAGGCGACGGCATTATTGCCGACTTCGACGACCCTGAAATTGAAAAAGCCTTAACTGGCCTACGTGTGCCAGTAGTGGCTGTGGGCAGCTCTTACGAAAACCCAGAGCAATACCCCGATTTTCCTTACGTGGCCACCGATAACCGCGCTTTGGTTAATTCAGCCTACGAGCACCTAAAAGCCAAGGGTTTAGAGTACTTCGCTTACTACGGCATGCCACCTAATGAGGGCAACCGCTGGGCGATGGAGCGTGAAGCTATTTTCCAGCAACTGGTAGCAGGTGATGGTTACGAGTGCGCGGTTTACCGCGGCATGGAGACCACGCCAGAGTCTTGGCAGTATGCAATGAACCGTTTAGCGGATTGGATTCAATCTATGCCTAAGCCGGTAGGCATTGTTGCGGTATCTGATGCGCGAGCGCGCCACTTGCTGCAAGTGTGTGATCACTTGGGGATCATCGTGCCAGACAAAGTGTCAATTATTGGTATTGATGATGAAGACTTAACTCGCCATTTAAGCCGAGTATCTTTGAGTTCGGTGGCGCAAGGTTGTCGTAAAATGGGCTTCCAAGCGGCCAAGCTATTGCACCGCCAACTACAAGGGCAAGAATTACGTAAAGTGCGTGAGCTGGTTGGCCCAGAGCAAGTGGTTGAGCGCCAATCTACCGATTACAAAGCGCTAAAAGACCCTTACGTTATTCAAGCTATGCACTTCATTCGCCATAACGCCTGTAAAGGCATTAAGGTTGAGCAAGTATTAGATTATGTAAAAGTCTCGCGTTCAAACTTAGAAAAGCGCTTTAAAGATGATATTGGCCACTCGGTTCACCAAGAAATTCACTGTGCCAAGTTAGAACAAGCCATGAGTTTGTTGCGTAATACCGAGCTTTCCACCTCCGACATTGCGGAGCTATGTGGTTACCCTTCTTTGCAATACATGTATGCGGTATTTAAGAAAGACCTTGAGTTAACACCTAAGGCTTACCGTATTAGTAAACAAGAGCAAGAAGAATAG